A single region of the Ptychodera flava strain L36383 chromosome 9, AS_Pfla_20210202, whole genome shotgun sequence genome encodes:
- the LOC139140006 gene encoding uncharacterized protein isoform X2, with protein sequence MGSDEKVVDPEVLWADGNSSVPNCCFVILKTDQTVEDIWATIEVNQENSNPIELSVTMHLQESCDKMLVPMPTVVPDVAKYICHDQLMRESVNVLSTQSSSLQTSWNQMLENEGASLALRGCTAVLPRQAEFETPARYCSDELTYGALTAVQMLLDVPHAMSNDWQQVAAELDLKPSQMDWIRHHTQQNNGSPTKIVIQLWKEDGRSLQDLATLLRKKSRDDAATIIEDDLKKQADPQRRRRERTPRDLLAATEDSRLLRSHFRQSQRETFEDAEEEIYQLPWHPPMNSQLSLQCVQENRGLLSDNIYGWFNIQQGFDVSKNRRGKMIVFPGSDNDSRSTQQRSPNGQVGSQWQEVQGLQGAIPKRRNINATHTSQQAYPGSEIRSGQCVEKQEGSSLQNVCGEENSQVAWQSLRNPEQPEFSWSKQTRRQTTFHKQRGRKSTMSGSQFQLHSLHLTNGRSTNEICE encoded by the exons ATGGGAAGTGATGAGAAG GTTGTTGATCCAGAGGTTCTGTGGGCTGATGGAAACTCCAGCGTACCGAACTGttgttttgtcatcttgaaaacaGACCAGACGGTTGAAGATATCTGGGCAACAATAGAAGTGAATCAGGAAAATAGCAATCCAATCGAATTGTCTGTCACAATG CACTTGCAGGAAAGTTGCGATAAAATGCTGGTGCCGATGCCAACAGTTGTACCAGATGTTGCCAAGTACATTTGTCATGATCAGCTGATGCGGGAAAGTGTAAATGTACTCTCCACTCAATCGTCTTCCCTACAAACCTCCTGGAACCAAATGTTGGAGAATGAAGGCGCCAGTCTGGCTTTGAGGGGCTGTACTGCAGTCTTACCACGTCAGGCAGAATTTGAAACACCAGCAAGATACTGCAGTGATGAACTGACGTACGGTGCTCTAACCGCTGTTCAAATGCTCCTGGATGTACCGCATGCAATGTCAAATGACTGGCAGCAAGTTGCAGCGGAACTGGACTTGAAACCTAGTCAAATGGACTGGATTCGACATCACACTCAACAAAACAACGGCAGCCCGACGAAAATCGTCATACAGCTTTGGAAAGAAGATGGGCGATCACTTCAAGACCTTGCCACGTTGTTAAGAAAGAAGAGTAGAGATGATGCTGCTACCATTATTGAAGATGATCTCAAGAAGCAGGCTGATCCGCAGAGACGGAGACGAGAAAGGACACCACGTGATTTATTAGCAGCAACTGAAGACTCAAGGCTTTTAAGATCGCACTTTCGTCAAAGTCAAAGAGAAACTTTCGAAGATGCGGAGGAAGAAATATACCAGTTACCATGGCATCCGCCAATGAACTCTCAGCTCTCCCTGCAGTGCGTTCAGGAAAACCGGGGTTTGCTTAGCGACAACATTTACGGATGGTTTAACATTCAACAAGGATTCGACGTTTCCAAAAACAGACGTGGAAAGATGATTGTTTTCCCAGGCAGTGACAACGATTCACGGTCTACTCAACAACGATCACCAAACGGTCAAGTAGGAAGCCAGTGGCAAGAGGTACAGGGTCTTCAGGGAGCCATACCAAAACGAAGAAATATAAACGCCACACACACATCACAGCAAGCGTATCCCGGGTCTGAAATCAGAAGTGGCCAATGTGTGGAAAAGCAAGAAGGGAGTTCGCTTCAGAATGTTTGTggagaggaaaattcacaagttgcATGGCAAAGCTTACGCAACCCGGAGCAACCAGAGTTTTCTTGGAGTAAACAAACAAGACGGCAAACAACTTTCCATAAGCAACGCGGACGAAAGTCAACAATGTCAGGCAGCCAATTTCAGTTACACAGCCTTCACTTGACTAACGGTCGGAGTACGAACGAAATTTGTGAATAG
- the LOC139140006 gene encoding uncharacterized protein isoform X1: MGRKMGLSKLLRSCIPKTVKSKPDGTQTDYRELSENKDAAHTYQTLYHSHDTSSISSDYMSIGDLTFGRREEDFKDDIYVESTYPERDTLSSPIFSREKSSDSGIHLCEDRKQSQRNRTVSFDRFSEDLYSCTESDSIQYIDQNYSPFRENVSDAEKVKLKHKSKCSCHVGLVSDVEVLQNNTNFNNVGTPCSNGFSCTNVPAYIPAENVRIAKENRQLKTTIDLAGEGKFKERSHSDSVSRPFYNYLPHMYKVWNSFDHLGGQLFLPPTGLTLSVPEYAFQPEKSQEIVLAVSGEKDDVPLLAPTEQLATWIVCVGPHGLQFQQPVFLRLPHCHTGRHGVTKVTVYCSETGFGEPKSWKKMPLVSENLLCVIKPAYTLLLMKHFTWYTVTMETTTSPDNSEDEESTEEAEDDHSSGYDEKEDATDGDQLSGDTGRNKDDLGEENTIKVRVTVGILLMGTVDSKEATNVFVHRKTFTVKLNKTMIRIIHILISRRQQVE; the protein is encoded by the exons ATGGGTCGAAAAATGGGTCTATCGAAGTTACTGCGAAGCTGT ATTCCAAAAACCGTAAAATCCAAACCAGATGGCACACAGACTGATTACAGGGAACTGAGCGAGAACAAGGATGCAGCGCACACATACCAGACATTATATCATTCCCATGATACATCGAGTATCAGCAGTGATTATATGAGTATTGGAGACTTAACTTTTGGGAGAAGAGAAGAAGACTTTAAGGATGACATATATGTCGAATCTACGTATCCTGAAAGGGATACTCTTTCTAGTCCGATCTTTTCCCGGGAAAAGAGTTCAGACAGCGGAATTCACTTATGCGAAGATAGAAAACAGTCACAAAGAAACAGAACTGTTTCATTCGATCGTTTCAGTGAGGACCTATACTCGTGCACAGAGAGTGATAGTATTCAGTATATCGATCAAAACTATTCACCATTTCGGGAGAATGTCAGCGATGCCGAAAAGGTAAAACTAAAACACAAGTCAAAGTGTTCTTGTCATGTTGGGCTAGTTTCAGATGTCGAAGTTTTGCAAAACAACACGAACTTCAACAATGTCGGCACTCCTTGCTCGAACGGCTTCAGTTGTACGAACGTCCCTGCTTATATCCCCGCAGAGAATGTCAGAATTGCCAAGGAAAATAGACAGCTCAAGACAACAATTGACCTTGCTGGAGAAGGAAAGTTTAAAGAACGCAGTCACAGTGATTCTGTCTCGCGTCCCTTTTACAACTACCTTCCACACATGTACAAGGTTTGGAATAGTTTCGACCATTTAGGTGGGCAGTTGTTCTTGCCGCCGACTGGTTTAACGCTTTCTGTTCCTGAATACGCATTTCAACCTGAGAAATCACAGGAAATAGTTTTAGCAGTAAGCGGTGAAAAGGACGATGTACCACTTCTCGCACCAACGGAGCAATTAGCAACGTGGATAGTTTGTGTAGGTCCCCACGGTTTACAATTCCAGCAACCTGTCTTCCTACGACTACCACACTGCCATACCGGTCGCCATGGTGTTACCAAGGTTACTGTGTACTGTAGCGAGACTGGGTTTG GCGAGCCGAAATCTTGGAAGAAGATGCCTTTGGtgtctgaaaatttactctgtgTGATAAAACCCGCGTACACCTTGCTGCTTATGAAGCACTTTACCTGGTAtacagttactatggaaacaacaACTAGTCCAGACAACTCGGAGGATGAAGAATCAACAGAGGAGGCAGAGGATGACCACAGTAGTGGTTATGATGAGAAAGAAGATGCCACTGACGGCGATCAACTGTCCGGTGACACTGGTAGGAACAAGGACGATCTTGGTGAAGAAAACACCATAAAGGTGCGAGTGACGGTGGGAATACTGTTGATGGGTACAGTGGATTCAAAG GAAGCAACAAATGTCTTCGTTCATCGAAAGACTTTTACAGTGAAACTGAACAAGACGATGATCCGTATTATCCATATCCTTATCTCTCGTCGTCAACAAGTGGAATAA